Within Bdellovibrio bacteriovorus HD100, the genomic segment TCCCCAAATTTTGCTATTTACGAACGAACAACGCCCCTGATTTTCGGCGCCAACCTACACAGCTCAGTGCAAAAACAAAAAAATATAAAACAGAGAGTCACGCGCGCGGGCACGTTTAAAAAAACGAAAGCCAAACTGTTTTTAGTAATGAGGGCCTTGAGCAGAGGTCTTTAAGCCTGCCCGAAAGCGGGCCTTCGGTGGCGCATGGGGGAGGTGGGCCCTCCTGTTGGAGGGTGCCGACCTCGAACCGGGACGCAGTCCCGGCACCGATTGAGCATGGACGGTGCCGCTGTAGCGGCAGGCTTAAAGGCCTCTGCTCAAGGCCCGCCCCCGCTCGAAGTATTTGTATTTAGATTTGTTTTAAACGCCTGGATGGATTTCGGCGTAGGTCTTAATGGTGTCGTCTTCGACACGTTTGTACAGGTGGCTGCGGTTCAAGTCTTGGTGACGGGCCACACCCATCGCGCCGATCACGTGGGCTACGGATTCCAACGTTTCCTGATGGAAATTCTTCACACGCACGCGCTTGGTTGGGATGTGCAGACCGCGAACCAGATTTGGATCTTGAGTTGCAACACCCGTCGGGCATTTGTTGTTGTTACAGCGAAGGGCCTGAATACAACCCAAGGCCAGCAGCATGGATCTTGCCGCGTATGTCGCATCTGCGCCCAGGCACAACAACTTGATGATATCAAATGCCGTCGTGATCTTACCGGTGGCGATGACTTTGATTTTGTCCTTCAAGCCGGCTTTTTTCAGCGTGTCGACAACGATCACCAAAGCATCCATACCTGGCATGCCGATGTAATTGGTGAATTCCAGCGGCGCAGCACCTGTTCCACCTTCGGCTCCATCCACGACGATAAAGTCCGGATAGATTTTTTCAACGGACATCAGGCTGACCAGCTCTTCGAACTCATTGCGGTGGCCAAGGCACAGTTTGATCCCGATAGGCTTCCCGCCGGAAAGTTCACGCAGCTTTGTGATAAAGGCCAGCATGCCGCGGCTGTCGCTGAACGCCTTGTGGCCCGGAGGTGAAATCACATCCTTACCCATTGGCACGTTACGGATATTGGCGATTTCCTGGGTCACTTTTTTCCCGGACAGCATACCGCCATGACCGGGCTTTGCGCCTTGAGAAAGTTTAATCTCAATCATCTTCACTTGTGGGTGAGCCGCGTTTTTCTTGAACAATTCCGGATCAAAATCACCGTCATGAGTGCGGCAACCGAAATAACCCGTTCCGATTTGCCAGATCAGATCGCCGCCCGGCTCCAAATGGTAAGGGGAAATACCACCCTCGCCGGTGTTGTGCGCAAACCCCCCGTCTTTGGCGCCACCGTTCAAAGCCAGAATGCTGGCCGTGGAAAGAGAACCAAAGCTCATCGCAGAAATATTCAAAAGCGACATGGAATAAGGCTGTTTGCACAGATCCGTCCCGATCGTAACACGCAGATCTTTGCGATCGACATGCTTTGGATACATGGAATGAGTCACGAACTCATAGCCTTGCGCATACACGTTGTGCTGGGTTCCAAATGGAACCGTGTCCAACACTTTCTTTGCACGCTGATAAACCACGGAACGCTGTTCACGGTTGAACGGTTTTCCATCGGTGTTGGATTCGATAAAGTATTGATTTATTTCAGGTCGGATGGATTCCAGAATATAACGGAAGTGACCAAACACCGGGAAATTCGCCTTGATGGCATGACGATTCTGATGGAGGTCGCGGAACCCCAGCAGGAAGAAAGGCACAAACAAGAACAGGGAATAAAGTCCTGGTGTCCAATAAAGATAGAACAACACATTCAGACCCACTGCCACCGCAAATGCGATATAAAACTCTCTTCTCATTTCAGCCTCAAGACCCTCTCGCCTAATAAACTGTGTGCTTGCCGACAAGTATCGGACACAAAGCACAGCCAATCTAGTCCAACTGGACTGAAAAGGCAAAAGGGAAAGACCCGGCTGACACCGGGTCTTTCTTTCATCTTAAAACTTAGAATGTCAGAGGAAAGCTCACACTGAGCAGACCGACCTTGTTCTTGAACTTGCCAAGCTCCCCGGTCACGGGACCCGCCTGTTCCAGCTTGGAAGTGTCGTATTC encodes:
- a CDS encoding FMN-binding glutamate synthase family protein; its protein translation is MRREFYIAFAVAVGLNVLFYLYWTPGLYSLFLFVPFFLLGFRDLHQNRHAIKANFPVFGHFRYILESIRPEINQYFIESNTDGKPFNREQRSVVYQRAKKVLDTVPFGTQHNVYAQGYEFVTHSMYPKHVDRKDLRVTIGTDLCKQPYSMSLLNISAMSFGSLSTASILALNGGAKDGGFAHNTGEGGISPYHLEPGGDLIWQIGTGYFGCRTHDGDFDPELFKKNAAHPQVKMIEIKLSQGAKPGHGGMLSGKKVTQEIANIRNVPMGKDVISPPGHKAFSDSRGMLAFITKLRELSGGKPIGIKLCLGHRNEFEELVSLMSVEKIYPDFIVVDGAEGGTGAAPLEFTNYIGMPGMDALVIVVDTLKKAGLKDKIKVIATGKITTAFDIIKLLCLGADATYAARSMLLALGCIQALRCNNNKCPTGVATQDPNLVRGLHIPTKRVRVKNFHQETLESVAHVIGAMGVARHQDLNRSHLYKRVEDDTIKTYAEIHPGV